In Candidatus Bathyarchaeia archaeon, the following are encoded in one genomic region:
- a CDS encoding site-specific integrase: MDARRKAWLDRVFRRSHSVNSRHAAEMALKAFDKVFGEPVEAVIDRVKRGELDVYKVFDRFVSELDKAGLSSHSINGYVTRVKQYFAYNDAKWDETAFRVKVGLPRVEEPDDRAPTVEELRRILVWGKLRTKALILVLASSGMRLGEAIKLKVEDIDFNSRPVKVRLSPKVASKTGEGRITYISDEAAEYLRQYLGDRIGVPEVWVFPSEADESRHMSEDRAWRTITECIEKAGLGKAKEKTVTGRRKLHPHSFRKFFFSRVVGVIGETAAHALMGHGSYLKTYYKRPEEERAIDYLRCMPHLTIFTESVDMKRWKDEAKIEAIKAFAKSLGIEGIEIRIAQLKKEIPEISEEEALSQIIRESLGITKLNIENQNLNNDPKKIVNENELEKFLAQGWDVQAILPSGKILIKKSL, encoded by the coding sequence TTGGATGCGCGCAGGAAGGCTTGGCTAGATAGGGTTTTTAGGCGTAGCCATTCTGTTAATAGTCGGCATGCGGCTGAGATGGCTTTGAAAGCTTTTGATAAGGTTTTCGGCGAGCCCGTGGAGGCTGTTATTGACAGGGTTAAGCGAGGCGAGTTGGATGTTTACAAGGTTTTTGACAGGTTTGTTTCGGAATTGGATAAAGCTGGTTTAAGCTCGCATTCTATTAATGGATATGTGACTAGGGTTAAGCAGTATTTCGCTTATAACGATGCGAAATGGGATGAGACTGCTTTTCGTGTGAAGGTTGGCTTGCCGAGGGTTGAGGAGCCTGATGATAGGGCGCCGACTGTGGAGGAGTTGCGGCGGATTCTTGTTTGGGGAAAATTGAGGACTAAGGCTTTGATTCTTGTTTTGGCCAGCAGCGGAATGAGGCTTGGCGAAGCCATTAAGCTTAAGGTTGAAGACATTGATTTTAACAGCAGACCTGTTAAGGTTAGGCTTTCGCCGAAAGTGGCAAGCAAAACTGGAGAAGGTCGAATAACCTATATCAGCGACGAGGCTGCTGAATATCTCCGCCAATATTTAGGCGATAGGATAGGCGTTCCTGAAGTTTGGGTTTTCCCTTCAGAAGCAGATGAAAGCCGTCATATGAGCGAGGACCGCGCTTGGCGGACGATAACTGAGTGTATTGAAAAGGCTGGGCTTGGAAAAGCGAAAGAAAAAACGGTGACTGGCAGGCGTAAGCTGCATCCCCATAGCTTTAGAAAGTTCTTCTTTTCAAGGGTTGTGGGTGTAATAGGCGAGACAGCAGCCCATGCCTTAATGGGCCATGGCAGCTATTTGAAAACGTATTATAAGAGGCCTGAAGAGGAGAGAGCCATAGACTATTTACGGTGTATGCCTCACTTAACAATCTTTACGGAAAGTGTTGACATGAAAAGGTGGAAGGATGAGGCTAAAATTGAAGCCATAAAGGCTTTTGCAAAAAGCCTCGGAATAGAGGGCATAGAAATAAGAATCGCTCAACTGAAGAAGGAAATACCTGAAATAAGCGAAGAGGAAGCCTTAAGCCAAATAATACGGGAAAGCCTCGGCATAACGAAGCTTAACATAGAAAATCAAAACTTAAATAATGACCCGAAAAAAATTGTAAACGAAAACGAGCTTGAAAAGTTTTTAGCCCAAGGGTGGGATGTTCAAGCGATTCTTCCAAGCGGGAAAATTCTAATCAAAAAGAGCCTTTAA
- a CDS encoding ribbon-helix-helix domain-containing protein — protein MAKKELVNLNVRVPATLKELLEQFVRLDLHTNVSEFTRDALREKLARDAPELYKRLFQGER, from the coding sequence ATGGCGAAAAAGGAATTAGTGAATTTGAATGTCAGGGTTCCAGCAACTTTGAAAGAGCTACTCGAGCAATTCGTGAGACTCGACCTGCATACAAATGTTTCGGAGTTTACCCGAGATGCCTTAAGGGAGAAGCTAGCCAGAGACGCACCAGAGCTTTATAAAAGACTTTTTCAGGGGGAGAGGTAA
- the ndhC gene encoding NADH-quinone oxidoreductase subunit A, which yields MIIELAVAFVLILAVSSIIYSLGRLLSAKSMCSENGKSAYACGEKVNFDKLKISVSHYRYLIYFVILDSSVLLATFAALAIHMANVLFFIIYLFIVILSGLLLLDGGDS from the coding sequence GTGATTATTGAGCTGGCTGTTGCGTTTGTTTTGATTCTGGCTGTATCGTCTATAATTTATTCGCTTGGGCGTTTGTTGTCCGCTAAATCTATGTGTAGTGAAAATGGTAAATCTGCTTATGCTTGTGGTGAGAAGGTGAATTTTGATAAATTGAAAATCAGCGTTTCTCATTATAGGTATCTTATATACTTTGTGATTTTGGACTCGTCGGTGCTGTTAGCGACTTTTGCTGCATTGGCTATTCACATGGCAAATGTTTTGTTCTTCATAATTTACTTATTTATTGTTATTTTGTCTGGCTTGTTGCTTTTAGATGGAGGCGACAGTTAA
- a CDS encoding NADH-quinone oxidoreductase subunit B family protein, translated as MYCYFVWLVAFRWRRQLTRRAGLLNWARLKSPWVLHFNSGACNACDIEVAALLTPRYDIERFGILLEPSPRHADVLLTTGVVTRQCADRLRRIYEQMPEPKFVIAIGACACSGGVFEGNYNVIGGVEKVIPVNIYIPGCPPKPEAIIDGILKLLNSIREARHVDKH; from the coding sequence ATTTATTGTTATTTTGTCTGGCTTGTTGCTTTTAGATGGAGGCGACAGTTAACGAGAAGAGCCGGTCTTTTAAATTGGGCGAGGCTAAAATCACCTTGGGTTCTTCATTTTAATTCTGGAGCATGCAACGCTTGCGACATTGAGGTTGCTGCACTTTTAACGCCCAGATATGATATTGAACGTTTTGGAATATTACTTGAACCTTCGCCAAGACATGCTGATGTTCTATTAACCACTGGTGTTGTCACCCGCCAATGTGCGGATAGGTTGAGGCGTATTTATGAGCAGATGCCTGAGCCAAAGTTTGTTATTGCCATAGGAGCTTGTGCTTGTTCAGGCGGAGTGTTTGAAGGAAATTACAATGTGATTGGCGGCGTTGAGAAAGTCATTCCAGTCAACATTTATATTCCGGGATGCCCACCGAAGCCGGAGGCGATAATTGACGGTATTTTAAAACTGCTTAATTCGATTAGGGAGGCAAGGCATGTCGATAAACATTAA
- a CDS encoding NADH-quinone oxidoreductase subunit C, whose protein sequence is MSININEILKALSDAIGERVLQTKSLRPEKACIQVEAGAHRDAVKVLLKQDGNAGISAITGVDLGETIELIYHIRTCNTIISIRVDVPKENAKIESITDLVPGANFHEREASDLFGVTFEGHPNPKRLILPEDWPENVFPLRKDAVVANVQSNSLPISEDNMQVAATEGVVNIVVGPQHPALIEPEKFSLKVDGEIVKEVEPRIGYVHRGIEKAAESRTYLQNIYLVERICGICNACHATCFCQTVEAVMGVNVPSRAEYLRTVILELNRIHSHMLLLGHAGLEIGYETLFHYMWRDREPVLDMMEELTGNRIIASFITIGGVRRDLKEEAISKINAGLANLKKKMSFYRQLFENDSTLKMRTRDVGVLSKQDALKLCVVGPVARGSGVDMDVRRDEPYAAYNEIPFRVITYDEGDAWARLMVRLDEIIESINIIQYALEHLPSGPYRIRVPRIVPAGEAIGRVEAPRGELFYYIKSNGTAFPERVKVRTPTFANIASFVKIAEGGNIADVPASFVSLDPCFSCTDR, encoded by the coding sequence ATGTCGATAAACATTAATGAAATTTTAAAAGCCTTAAGTGATGCAATTGGAGAGAGGGTACTCCAAACTAAATCTCTGCGTCCCGAAAAAGCATGTATTCAAGTTGAGGCTGGAGCCCACAGAGACGCTGTAAAAGTTCTGCTTAAACAGGATGGAAATGCGGGTATTTCTGCAATTACAGGCGTTGACCTCGGCGAAACGATTGAGTTAATATATCACATCCGCACTTGCAACACAATAATTTCCATAAGAGTCGATGTTCCAAAGGAAAATGCAAAAATTGAAAGCATAACCGACCTAGTTCCTGGAGCGAATTTCCATGAAAGGGAAGCGTCTGACCTTTTTGGCGTAACATTCGAGGGACACCCAAACCCAAAGAGGCTTATTCTTCCAGAAGATTGGCCGGAAAATGTTTTCCCGCTTAGAAAGGATGCTGTGGTGGCGAATGTTCAAAGTAATAGCCTTCCCATTTCAGAGGATAATATGCAAGTAGCTGCCACTGAAGGGGTAGTGAATATTGTAGTGGGGCCCCAGCATCCTGCCTTGATAGAGCCTGAAAAGTTTTCTTTGAAAGTTGATGGGGAAATTGTGAAGGAAGTTGAGCCTAGAATTGGCTATGTTCATAGGGGTATTGAGAAGGCTGCAGAAAGTCGCACTTACTTGCAGAACATTTACTTGGTTGAGAGAATATGTGGCATATGTAATGCTTGTCATGCTACCTGTTTTTGCCAGACGGTTGAGGCGGTAATGGGAGTGAATGTGCCGTCTAGGGCCGAGTATTTGCGTACGGTAATTTTGGAGTTGAATAGGATTCATAGTCACATGCTTCTTTTGGGTCATGCTGGCTTAGAAATTGGATATGAAACCCTATTCCATTACATGTGGCGCGACAGAGAGCCAGTATTAGACATGATGGAAGAACTTACCGGCAACAGAATTATCGCATCATTCATCACTATAGGCGGCGTTAGAAGAGACTTAAAAGAAGAGGCTATTTCAAAAATTAATGCGGGATTGGCAAACTTAAAGAAGAAAATGAGTTTTTATAGGCAACTTTTTGAGAATGATTCAACATTAAAAATGCGAACAAGAGATGTTGGAGTCTTAAGCAAGCAAGACGCGTTAAAATTGTGTGTTGTTGGTCCTGTGGCGCGGGGGTCTGGTGTGGATATGGATGTTAGAAGGGATGAGCCATACGCAGCATATAACGAAATACCTTTTAGGGTTATCACTTATGATGAGGGTGACGCTTGGGCTAGGCTTATGGTTCGTTTAGATGAAATAATTGAAAGCATCAACATAATACAATATGCCCTAGAACATTTGCCAAGTGGCCCCTACAGAATCAGGGTGCCAAGGATTGTGCCAGCAGGCGAGGCTATCGGACGTGTTGAAGCGCCTAGGGGTGAGTTGTTTTACTATATAAAAAGTAATGGAACGGCTTTTCCAGAGCGTGTTAAAGTGCGCACTCCAACTTTCGCTAATATTGCATCCTTTGTTAAAATCGCTGAAGGCGGTAACATAGCAGATGTGCCAGCAAGCTTTGTAAGCCTTGATCCGTGCTTTTCATGCACAGACAGGTAA
- a CDS encoding complex I subunit 1 family protein, with the protein MHRQVRGASKMGLDIAFILRVLVFPGFTFILLFTMFCDWVERKIEARMQNRMGPTYTGPLGVFQPLADCVKLLTKEDIVPFNVKEFAFKFAPILSFSIFVFSFVFLPIDGANIVFNSNFEGDLIIVLTLVSIANFFLFLSGWSSFNPYSAIGATRVLTQFLGYDIPLFILALAPAFLAKSLSFSVIAADQDVPFAFIIPWAFVLFIITLQAELEKDPFDVPHAETEIVGGYETEYTGRRLAFLKLAKDVQIVLGAAIAVELFLGGPYGPTFYGPSALWYTLWFTLKLLVVVALTEYLTCVFARLRIDQVLAVNWKVLLPFAFLSLAAAVGVGLWFNLLR; encoded by the coding sequence ATGCACAGACAGGTAAGAGGAGCATCAAAAATGGGTTTGGATATAGCGTTTATTCTTCGTGTTCTAGTTTTTCCAGGGTTCACTTTCATTTTGTTGTTTACAATGTTTTGCGATTGGGTTGAAAGGAAAATTGAGGCGCGGATGCAGAATAGGATGGGACCTACATATACTGGTCCACTTGGCGTTTTTCAACCGCTTGCTGACTGTGTTAAACTTTTAACCAAGGAGGACATTGTTCCATTTAACGTAAAAGAGTTCGCTTTCAAATTCGCTCCAATTCTCTCATTTTCGATTTTTGTTTTCTCATTCGTCTTCCTGCCAATTGATGGAGCAAATATCGTTTTCAATTCAAACTTTGAAGGCGACTTAATTATTGTCTTAACATTAGTTTCAATTGCCAATTTCTTTCTTTTCCTTTCAGGTTGGTCTTCATTTAACCCTTACAGTGCAATAGGCGCTACAAGAGTTTTGACTCAGTTTTTGGGTTATGATATTCCTCTTTTCATTCTTGCATTGGCTCCAGCTTTTTTGGCTAAAAGTCTTAGTTTTTCAGTTATTGCCGCTGATCAGGATGTGCCATTTGCCTTTATAATCCCATGGGCTTTCGTGCTGTTTATTATTACGCTTCAAGCGGAGTTGGAGAAAGACCCGTTTGATGTTCCGCACGCTGAGACGGAGATAGTTGGTGGATACGAAACTGAATATACGGGTAGAAGATTGGCTTTTCTTAAACTTGCTAAAGACGTGCAAATAGTGCTTGGAGCAGCCATCGCTGTTGAACTTTTCTTAGGCGGCCCCTATGGACCAACTTTTTATGGTCCATCTGCCTTGTGGTATACGTTGTGGTTTACGCTTAAACTACTTGTGGTTGTGGCACTTACAGAGTATTTGACATGCGTTTTTGCGAGGTTGCGTATTGATCAAGTGCTTGCTGTCAACTGGAAGGTGCTTCTGCCTTTTGCGTTTCTTTCTCTTGCTGCGGCTGTTGGAGTGGGCTTGTGGTTTAACCTGTTGAGGTGA
- a CDS encoding NADH-quinone oxidoreductase subunit I, with protein MAKLSPILKEVLVHLFKKPATHRYPEEKTRVPAGFRGRQVFDINLCISCGLCARDCPAKAIEMVEVDGKLRPLFHLDRCIFCYQCAESCPRNAIKSSEIFELASTNKSDLIVKPKADSLSGGVL; from the coding sequence ATGGCTAAGTTATCGCCAATTTTGAAGGAAGTGCTCGTTCACCTTTTTAAGAAGCCTGCAACCCACAGATATCCAGAAGAGAAGACGCGTGTTCCCGCCGGTTTCCGCGGCAGACAAGTATTTGATATAAATCTCTGCATTAGTTGTGGCTTGTGCGCTAGGGATTGCCCTGCAAAGGCTATTGAGATGGTTGAGGTTGATGGAAAGTTGAGGCCGCTTTTTCATCTGGACCGCTGCATATTCTGTTATCAGTGTGCTGAAAGTTGTCCCAGAAATGCGATTAAAAGTTCGGAGATTTTCGAGTTAGCCTCAACAAATAAATCCGATTTGATTGTAAAGCCTAAAGCAGATAGCTTGAGCGGAGGCGTTTTGTAG
- a CDS encoding NADH-quinone oxidoreductase subunit J: MIVELLAVGLVVSACLAIYLDEAVYSVASLACMFVLMAILYALNDALFVAVFQLAVGAGTLAVLFLAGEMLSAKPEKEKPLKKIFPVALLAIVLSLPSIFLSVSVTPGNVSPSFSFADALWNLRAIDVILQGFVIMTVALGIAIVLYERNDGES, translated from the coding sequence ATGATTGTTGAGTTGCTTGCTGTTGGATTGGTTGTTTCGGCTTGTTTGGCAATCTACCTTGATGAGGCAGTGTATTCCGTTGCTTCTTTGGCTTGCATGTTTGTTTTAATGGCTATTTTGTATGCTTTAAATGATGCTTTGTTTGTAGCTGTTTTCCAGTTGGCTGTTGGTGCTGGAACTTTGGCTGTTCTCTTCTTGGCTGGTGAAATGTTAAGCGCGAAACCAGAAAAGGAGAAGCCCTTAAAGAAAATTTTTCCAGTTGCCTTGCTTGCAATTGTTTTATCTCTTCCGTCAATTTTCTTATCTGTTTCTGTTACGCCAGGTAATGTTTCTCCAAGTTTTTCATTTGCTGATGCACTTTGGAATTTAAGAGCTATAGACGTGATACTGCAGGGGTTTGTTATAATGACCGTTGCTCTGGGCATTGCAATAGTCCTATATGAGCGAAATGATGGTGAAAGCTAA